In one window of Nitrospirota bacterium DNA:
- a CDS encoding CBS domain-containing protein: MSKKVVSITMDDSLAKARELFLEFHFHHLLVLESGRLVGVISDRDLLKAISPYIGSLSELERDRATLNKRAHQIMSRNPITVEADETVETASQRLLENRVSCLPVVTQDGTVHGIVSWRDLLKVYLPPLSQ, from the coding sequence ATGTCCAAGAAGGTGGTCAGCATCACCATGGACGACTCCCTCGCCAAAGCCCGTGAGCTCTTCTTGGAGTTTCATTTCCATCATCTCCTGGTCCTGGAGTCAGGACGTCTGGTGGGTGTGATCTCCGATCGGGACCTTCTCAAAGCCATCAGTCCATATATCGGGTCCCTTTCCGAGTTGGAGCGGGACCGGGCCACCCTCAACAAACGAGCCCATCAAATCATGAGCCGGAACCCCATCACGGTCGAGGCGGACGAGACCGTTGAGACAGCCTCGCAACGGCTTCTTGAAAACAGGGTGTCGTGTCTCCCCGTCGTCACTCAAGACGGAACGGTACACGGCATCGTGAGTTGGAGAGACCTCCTCAAAGTCTACCTGCCTCCCCTCTCCCAATAA
- a CDS encoding RNB domain-containing ribonuclease, translated as MKSHRTDLRSIARRAMVERDLLPDFSAAAMTELSRIQTAATDSHANLRDLTGLLWASIDNDDSRDLDQLTVAELRPDRSVKILVAIADVDALVKKDSALDGHAKHNTTSVYTSGDMFPMLPEKLSTDLTSLGEGEDRLAVVVDMTITEDGVVRSSNIFRALVHNHAKLAYNGVAAWLAGEAPAPERVTAVSGLDAQLRLQDQVAQRLKVRRHQQGALSLETIEARAVFDGELLTDLRVEQKNRAKELIEDFMIAANQATASYLKGKGVPSFRRILRSPERWLRIVEVAARWGEPLPPEPDASALEGFLVKRRKADPLTFPDLSLAIVKLIGRGEYVLDQSKDGAPEHFGLAVKGYTHSTAPNRRFPDLITQRLVKAALAGTATPYKPEELKYLAGHCTEKEDDAEKVERRLRKSAAALLLESRIGQRFDAIVTGASESGTWVRLLEPPVEGRVVTGTSGLDVGDKVRVELISTDVERGYIDFVRV; from the coding sequence ATGAAAAGCCATCGTACTGATCTCAGGAGTATCGCTCGTCGTGCCATGGTCGAACGCGACCTCTTGCCTGATTTTTCTGCCGCGGCGATGACCGAGCTGTCCCGCATACAGACTGCCGCCACCGACTCGCATGCGAACCTGCGTGACTTAACGGGACTGCTCTGGGCCTCGATCGACAACGACGATTCCAGGGATCTCGACCAACTGACTGTAGCCGAGCTGCGTCCGGATCGGTCTGTGAAGATCCTGGTTGCGATTGCCGACGTGGATGCGCTGGTCAAGAAGGACTCCGCCCTGGACGGTCATGCCAAACACAATACGACCTCAGTCTATACGTCCGGCGACATGTTCCCCATGCTGCCGGAAAAGCTGTCGACCGACCTAACCTCTCTCGGTGAAGGGGAAGACCGCCTTGCGGTCGTCGTGGACATGACGATCACGGAAGATGGAGTGGTTCGCAGTTCGAACATTTTTCGGGCTCTAGTCCACAATCACGCGAAGCTGGCCTATAACGGCGTCGCGGCTTGGCTTGCAGGTGAGGCCCCAGCGCCTGAGCGGGTCACGGCTGTCTCCGGTCTCGACGCGCAACTTCGGCTCCAAGACCAGGTCGCGCAGCGGCTGAAAGTGCGACGGCATCAGCAGGGAGCCTTGAGTCTTGAAACGATTGAGGCCCGAGCGGTGTTTGATGGTGAGCTGTTGACCGATCTCAGGGTTGAGCAGAAGAATCGCGCCAAGGAACTGATCGAAGACTTTATGATCGCCGCGAATCAGGCGACGGCATCCTATCTCAAGGGAAAGGGCGTGCCTTCCTTTCGCCGAATCCTGCGCTCTCCCGAACGGTGGCTGAGGATTGTCGAGGTGGCGGCCCGCTGGGGTGAGCCGTTACCTCCGGAGCCGGATGCGAGTGCGCTGGAAGGGTTTCTCGTGAAGCGGCGGAAGGCCGATCCCCTCACCTTTCCCGATCTTTCCCTGGCCATCGTGAAGCTCATTGGTAGAGGCGAATATGTGCTGGACCAGTCGAAAGATGGTGCGCCAGAACATTTCGGGCTGGCCGTGAAGGGCTATACCCATTCCACGGCTCCTAACCGGCGCTTCCCCGATCTCATCACCCAACGGCTGGTCAAAGCGGCGCTGGCCGGAACGGCAACGCCCTATAAGCCAGAAGAATTGAAGTATCTGGCCGGCCATTGTACTGAGAAAGAAGACGATGCGGAAAAAGTCGAACGGCGGCTTCGCAAATCCGCCGCCGCCCTCTTGCTCGAATCACGGATCGGGCAGCGCTTCGATGCCATCGTGACGGGCGCCTCAGAAAGCGGCACGTGGGTTCGGCTCCTTGAGCCGCCGGTCGAGGGAAGAGTGGTGACCGGCACGAGCGGCCTCGACGTCGGAGACAAGGTACGAGTCGAGCTCATCAGTACGGACGTTGAGCGAGGGTATATCGACTTCGTCAGAGTCTGA
- a CDS encoding ATP-binding protein — protein sequence MAAKIIREKKVKTAVKKAVGKKKTTPVRRAKKSKAASSAVLILSGSTPLRRRKAAETLAETLKVDLFRVDLSAVVSKYIGETEKNLNNVFDKAAASGSILFFDEADALFGSRTKVKDSHDRYANAETAHLLLRIENHAGIVILTSNGKKRIEEAFSPQTPVVVMVATTKAEGTKKK from the coding sequence ATGGCAGCCAAGATCATTAGAGAGAAGAAAGTGAAGACCGCAGTGAAGAAGGCCGTGGGAAAGAAGAAGACCACGCCGGTTCGACGGGCGAAAAAGTCCAAGGCGGCATCCTCCGCGGTTCTGATTTTGTCCGGCTCCACGCCGCTCCGCCGGAGGAAGGCAGCCGAGACCTTGGCCGAAACCCTCAAGGTCGATTTGTTCCGGGTGGATCTGTCGGCGGTGGTGAGCAAGTATATCGGCGAAACTGAGAAGAATTTGAACAATGTATTCGATAAAGCCGCCGCGAGTGGCTCGATCCTCTTTTTCGATGAGGCGGACGCGCTGTTTGGGTCACGCACCAAGGTCAAAGATTCCCATGACCGATATGCGAACGCAGAGACGGCCCATCTCCTCCTGCGCATCGAGAACCACGCCGGAATCGTGATCCTTACGAGCAATGGAAAGAAGCGCATCGAGGAGGCCTTCTCACCTCAGACTCCGGTGGTCGTCATGGTGGCCACGACGAAGGCCGAGGGGACAAAGAAAAAGTAA
- the zwf gene encoding glucose-6-phosphate dehydrogenase, with protein MSEQQVEPHVFVIIGGTGDLTRRKLLPALYHLRDQGILETRNTLIVGAALPEMGEEGFRLWAFEGLQQAGWRNETELRAWCEECLHYQTVHEGSTQDYEALAVYIRGLERQHKMPENRVFYLALPPDIVPIAMERLDQAGLLKSHGWVRVVFEKPFGHDFLSARKLNTTLHQYIEESQIYRIDHYLGKETVQNLLAFRFANPIFESLWKRDTIENVQITVAEDLGVEHRGAYYQQAGAFRDMVQNHLTQLMTVVAMEVPVSFDAAAIQNEKLKVLHSIAPITQQDVVFGQYTSWQIADQTIPGYREERGVPKDSTTETYVALKAEIHNWRWKGVPFYLRTGKRFPRKMTQIAVTFREAPTQVFRSLDPGSIAPNKLLITLQPSEGFSLCFSVKSPGRPFQLSDHALQFDYEQAFGQLPEAYETLLRDVMIGDQTLFVSADFTETAWRLYDPLLTGEKSVHFYSAGSWGPREADALLEKNGHQWALGW; from the coding sequence ATGTCGGAACAGCAGGTTGAACCCCATGTTTTTGTCATCATCGGTGGCACTGGCGATCTGACGCGCCGGAAGCTCCTGCCGGCGCTGTATCATCTGCGGGATCAGGGAATTCTGGAAACTCGCAACACGCTGATTGTCGGTGCCGCTTTGCCCGAGATGGGGGAAGAGGGGTTTCGGCTCTGGGCCTTCGAAGGTCTGCAGCAAGCCGGCTGGCGTAATGAAACAGAGTTGCGCGCCTGGTGCGAGGAATGTCTGCACTACCAGACTGTGCATGAAGGAAGCACTCAAGATTATGAGGCGTTGGCCGTATACATTCGAGGGTTGGAGCGTCAGCACAAGATGCCGGAGAACCGGGTATTTTACCTCGCGTTGCCACCGGACATCGTGCCTATCGCTATGGAACGGCTGGACCAGGCGGGACTGCTCAAGAGCCACGGGTGGGTCCGCGTCGTGTTCGAAAAACCATTTGGCCACGACTTTCTCTCAGCCCGGAAACTGAATACGACCCTGCATCAATATATCGAGGAATCCCAGATCTACCGCATCGATCATTATCTCGGCAAAGAGACGGTGCAGAATCTCCTGGCCTTCCGCTTTGCGAACCCGATTTTTGAATCGCTCTGGAAACGCGACACCATCGAGAACGTGCAGATTACCGTGGCCGAAGATCTCGGCGTCGAGCATCGCGGGGCCTACTACCAGCAAGCCGGGGCATTCCGCGATATGGTCCAGAACCACCTGACCCAACTGATGACGGTCGTGGCGATGGAAGTGCCGGTCTCTTTCGATGCCGCGGCGATCCAGAACGAAAAACTGAAAGTGCTCCATTCCATTGCGCCGATTACGCAGCAGGATGTCGTCTTTGGCCAATACACGTCCTGGCAGATCGCCGACCAGACGATTCCTGGCTATCGCGAGGAACGAGGGGTTCCGAAGGATTCGACCACAGAGACTTATGTTGCGCTGAAAGCGGAGATTCACAACTGGCGATGGAAGGGCGTACCGTTCTATCTGAGGACGGGCAAACGCTTCCCGCGCAAAATGACCCAGATCGCGGTGACCTTTCGTGAGGCCCCCACCCAAGTGTTTCGGTCCCTCGATCCAGGGAGCATTGCCCCCAATAAGCTGCTGATTACGCTGCAGCCCAGTGAAGGGTTCTCACTCTGCTTTTCCGTGAAGAGTCCTGGGAGGCCGTTCCAACTGAGCGACCATGCGCTGCAGTTCGACTATGAACAAGCGTTCGGCCAGCTGCCTGAAGCCTATGAGACGTTACTTCGCGACGTGATGATCGGCGATCAGACCCTCTTTGTCAGCGCGGACTTCACCGAAACGGCCTGGCGCCTCTATGACCCGCTGTTGACCGGCGAAAAATCTGTCCACTTCTATAGCGCCGGTAGCTGGGGGCCGAGGGAAGCGGATGCGTTGCTGGAGAAAAATGGGCATCAGTGGGCCTTAGGCTGGTAA
- a CDS encoding calcium-translocating P-type ATPase, PMCA-type — protein sequence MLWHLLSPGEVATHLTVDPDAGLTAEEASRRIAQYGLNDIHERPARPLWRMFLDQFTDFMILVLIGAAIISGIIGEPPDAIAIVVIVLLNGVIGFVQEYRAERAVAALKLLAASTARVRRGGQVTEISALQLVPGDIVLLEAGNTMPADLRLIETVQLKVDESPLTGESVPIEKRTASLKEAEASIGDRVNLAYKGTSVTYGRGSGLVVATGMQTELGRIASMLGSEEVVKTPLQKRLAQFGQRLALVALAICAIVFAVGVLRGESMALMFLTAVSLAVAAIPEALPAVVTVSLALGARRLVKKHALIRRLAAVETLGSVTYICSDKTGTLTQNKMRVEQLVVSGQPETGSTGKEESWRWLLKAMALSNDAARHDDGHMIGDPTEVALFQGAEERGYGKAELLVQAPRVAELPFDSDRKCMTTLHREGSEVVAFTKGAPEQVVALCDGQLTGDARTALDTAAILDRAERMAAAGLRVLAVAYRTWPDLPAALTPDSVERGLTFLGLVGLMDPPREEAKAAVALCKSAGITPVMITGDHPATARAIALRLGIIENHDGVLTGQELAKLPLEEYEARVEGIRVYARVSPEQKITIVKGLQDQGEFVAMTGDGVNDAPALQRADIGIAMGLTGTDVARESSHMILLDDNFATIVTAVEEGRRIFDNIRKFIKYALSCNTAEVWTIFLAPFLGMPIPLLPIHILWINLVTDGLPGLALAVEPEERGLMERPPRPPRESIFADGMWQDILWIGLLMGGVTLVTQAWAYRTGHAHWQTMVFTVLTLSQMGNVLALRSERASFFQLGPWSNLPLLGAVVLTFVLQMGTIYIPALNPIFKTEPLDLDELLLCLALSSIVFIAVEIEKWCIRQGWLRWNSKHGAGNGMLSSVR from the coding sequence ATGCTCTGGCACCTGCTCTCGCCCGGTGAAGTCGCCACCCATCTTACGGTCGATCCGGACGCCGGTCTCACCGCTGAGGAGGCCTCGCGGCGGATTGCTCAATATGGCCTGAACGACATCCATGAGCGCCCCGCGCGCCCGCTCTGGCGCATGTTTCTCGATCAGTTCACCGACTTCATGATCCTCGTCTTGATCGGGGCGGCGATCATTTCCGGCATCATCGGCGAACCGCCCGATGCGATCGCCATCGTCGTGATCGTCCTGCTTAACGGGGTGATCGGTTTCGTTCAGGAATATCGGGCGGAGCGAGCGGTCGCGGCGCTGAAGTTGCTTGCCGCGTCCACGGCGCGGGTGAGGCGTGGTGGCCAGGTGACAGAGATTTCGGCCCTGCAACTGGTTCCCGGCGACATCGTCTTGCTGGAGGCAGGCAATACGATGCCGGCGGATCTGCGTCTGATCGAAACAGTCCAGCTGAAAGTGGATGAGTCACCGCTGACCGGTGAGTCGGTCCCGATTGAAAAACGTACGGCTTCGTTGAAAGAGGCAGAGGCATCGATCGGCGACCGGGTGAACCTCGCCTACAAAGGGACCAGCGTGACCTATGGCCGTGGGAGCGGCCTGGTGGTCGCAACCGGCATGCAGACTGAATTAGGCCGGATCGCGTCGATGCTGGGGAGTGAAGAGGTCGTGAAGACTCCGCTCCAGAAACGGCTTGCGCAATTCGGGCAACGTCTGGCTCTCGTAGCTCTGGCGATCTGTGCCATCGTGTTTGCCGTCGGCGTGTTGCGTGGGGAGTCGATGGCCTTGATGTTTTTGACGGCGGTGAGTTTGGCCGTCGCGGCAATCCCGGAAGCGCTCCCGGCCGTGGTGACGGTGTCGCTGGCCTTAGGAGCCCGTCGGCTGGTGAAAAAACACGCGCTGATTCGTCGATTGGCGGCGGTGGAAACGCTGGGGTCTGTCACCTATATCTGTTCGGACAAGACAGGCACGCTCACCCAGAACAAGATGCGGGTGGAACAACTGGTTGTAAGCGGTCAGCCGGAGACGGGCTCCACGGGCAAAGAGGAGTCCTGGCGTTGGTTGCTGAAGGCCATGGCCCTCAGCAACGACGCGGCCAGGCATGACGATGGCCACATGATCGGCGATCCGACGGAGGTCGCGCTGTTTCAAGGCGCAGAAGAGAGGGGCTACGGGAAGGCCGAACTATTGGTGCAGGCGCCGCGGGTGGCGGAACTGCCGTTCGATTCAGATCGCAAATGCATGACGACCCTGCATCGGGAGGGCTCGGAGGTCGTGGCCTTCACCAAAGGGGCGCCTGAGCAGGTCGTGGCCCTCTGCGATGGGCAGTTAACTGGCGATGCCAGAACTGCACTCGATACGGCGGCAATCTTAGATCGCGCTGAGCGGATGGCGGCGGCTGGTTTGCGCGTCTTGGCTGTGGCTTATCGGACTTGGCCGGATCTCCCGGCAGCGCTCACACCTGACAGCGTCGAACGAGGGCTGACCTTTCTCGGTCTGGTTGGCTTGATGGACCCGCCACGGGAAGAAGCGAAGGCCGCGGTGGCCCTGTGTAAGTCGGCCGGCATCACGCCCGTGATGATTACCGGCGACCATCCCGCGACGGCCCGCGCCATTGCCTTGCGCCTCGGTATCATCGAGAACCACGATGGAGTCCTGACGGGTCAGGAGCTGGCGAAGTTGCCGCTGGAGGAGTACGAGGCGCGAGTGGAGGGGATCCGGGTCTATGCGCGGGTGTCGCCCGAGCAGAAGATCACGATCGTGAAGGGACTCCAAGATCAGGGTGAGTTCGTCGCGATGACGGGCGATGGCGTGAACGATGCTCCCGCGCTTCAGCGCGCCGACATTGGGATTGCCATGGGGCTGACCGGCACCGATGTGGCGCGCGAGTCGTCGCATATGATCTTGCTCGACGACAACTTTGCCACGATCGTGACGGCGGTAGAGGAAGGGCGGCGGATTTTCGACAATATCCGCAAGTTCATCAAATATGCGCTCTCGTGTAACACCGCTGAGGTCTGGACGATCTTTCTCGCGCCGTTTCTGGGCATGCCGATTCCCCTGTTGCCGATCCATATTCTCTGGATCAACCTCGTGACCGACGGGTTGCCGGGGCTGGCTCTGGCGGTGGAGCCGGAAGAACGAGGTCTCATGGAGCGGCCGCCCAGACCCCCGCGCGAAAGTATCTTCGCGGACGGGATGTGGCAGGATATTCTCTGGATCGGTCTGCTCATGGGCGGCGTCACCCTCGTCACCCAGGCCTGGGCCTACCGCACGGGACATGCCCATTGGCAGACGATGGTCTTCACGGTTCTGACGCTATCGCAAATGGGCAACGTGCTCGCCCTTCGTTCCGAGCGTGCCTCGTTCTTCCAGCTCGGCCCCTGGTCCAATCTTCCGCTTCTGGGCGCGGTGGTGCTGACTTTTGTTTTGCAGATGGGCACGATCTATATCCCGGCCTTGAATCCGATCTTCAAGACCGAGCCGCTCGATCTCGATGAACTGCTGCTATGCCTGGCGCTCTCGTCGATCGTATTCATCGCAGTGGAGATCGAAAAGTGGTGCATCCGGCAAGGTTGGTTGCGCTGGAACTCCAAGCATGGAGCGGGCAACGGAATGCTGAGCTCTGTGCGATGA
- a CDS encoding universal stress protein has product MNVLVATDGSKFGKWGLNWVAKLPFVEPPKVTALHVVDIAALRAPFLSQPVMAGMERYIQEEVQRMEARSAKALKEAKQQLASLKLKGTVRKEQGAIAPTILKRAPKRDGLLVVGSQGLDALDRFMLGSVSTNLIHHAACPVLVVKDEAVPLRRITLATDGSAASAKALAFVVKHFQPDTSTGQGGHAPIHVSVIHVMPFIKYPELKAAGRHLVEQNVRKLVKVGFTAEAVYQLGKPAEEIMKVASKHQADLIVMGAKGLGAIARFLLGSVSTRVVQHSSCSVLVVR; this is encoded by the coding sequence ATGAATGTGCTCGTGGCGACGGATGGATCCAAGTTTGGGAAATGGGGATTGAACTGGGTGGCCAAGCTGCCGTTTGTAGAGCCGCCGAAGGTCACGGCGCTACATGTGGTGGATATCGCCGCGCTCCGCGCACCGTTTCTTTCGCAGCCGGTGATGGCGGGAATGGAGCGGTACATCCAGGAAGAAGTTCAGCGCATGGAAGCGCGCTCGGCAAAAGCGCTTAAGGAGGCCAAACAGCAGTTGGCGTCACTGAAGCTCAAGGGCACAGTCCGCAAGGAGCAAGGGGCGATCGCCCCGACGATTTTGAAGCGCGCCCCCAAACGGGACGGGCTCCTGGTCGTGGGCAGTCAGGGCCTCGATGCCCTCGACCGTTTCATGCTCGGCAGCGTGTCGACGAATCTCATCCATCATGCGGCCTGTCCTGTGCTTGTCGTCAAGGACGAAGCGGTACCGCTGCGGCGGATTACCTTGGCGACCGATGGATCGGCCGCATCGGCCAAAGCCCTGGCGTTTGTGGTGAAGCATTTTCAGCCCGATACGTCGACCGGCCAGGGCGGGCATGCGCCCATTCACGTGAGCGTCATTCATGTGATGCCCTTCATCAAGTATCCGGAGCTGAAGGCGGCAGGCCGCCATCTGGTCGAGCAGAACGTGCGGAAGCTGGTCAAGGTGGGGTTTACGGCTGAGGCTGTCTATCAGCTCGGGAAGCCGGCAGAAGAGATTATGAAAGTGGCGTCCAAGCATCAGGCCGATCTGATCGTGATGGGGGCCAAAGGGTTGGGCGCCATTGCGCGCTTTCTGCTGGGCAGTGTCTCGACCAGGGTGGTCCAACATAGTTCCTGTTCGGTTCTTGTCGTCAGATAG